In Opitutaceae bacterium TAV5, one genomic interval encodes:
- a CDS encoding transposase, whose amino-acid sequence MCGVMSDESLHQPHDKLVKAGFEDIPSAVAFFEGVFPPAVKRWLDFGDVGLVSGSYISKKLRKRESDLVFRIGRWEADGGKPGEPKEDVFVYVLFEHQSTPERWLALRLLTYIAAFLQKFVEKHPDARALPVVLPVILAQNNRRWALSPRFADLFALADEMAKDVAEFIPAFTFRLIQLAEIPFDKIWGTPLGIMTLRVLKAGSQGKDSLMSDAVWDQSLMVRLPPDALERIFHYIFGVGEIDLESIREKIFEIENEPVRNKAMTIAEQFRMEGRQEGRHEGVLIGQIQLLQRLLGQDVADTKILSMQTLDQLEALRRRLEHGLKR is encoded by the coding sequence GTGTGCGGGGTCATGAGTGATGAATCCCTCCATCAGCCGCACGACAAACTCGTCAAGGCCGGGTTCGAAGATATTCCCAGTGCGGTTGCGTTCTTCGAGGGGGTGTTTCCTCCTGCGGTCAAGCGCTGGCTGGATTTTGGGGATGTCGGGCTGGTGTCAGGGAGCTACATCAGCAAAAAGCTCCGGAAGCGGGAGAGCGATCTGGTCTTCAGGATCGGGCGGTGGGAAGCGGACGGAGGCAAACCGGGAGAGCCGAAGGAAGACGTTTTCGTTTATGTGCTGTTCGAGCACCAGAGTACGCCGGAGCGCTGGCTGGCGTTGCGATTGCTCACCTACATTGCGGCATTTTTGCAGAAATTCGTGGAGAAGCATCCTGATGCCAGAGCCTTGCCGGTGGTGCTTCCTGTCATTCTTGCCCAGAACAACCGGCGGTGGGCTCTCTCGCCGCGTTTCGCCGATCTCTTCGCTCTTGCCGACGAAATGGCGAAGGATGTCGCGGAGTTTATCCCGGCCTTTACATTTCGCCTGATCCAGTTGGCGGAGATTCCGTTCGACAAGATTTGGGGAACGCCATTGGGGATTATGACCTTGCGTGTGCTCAAGGCCGGCAGTCAGGGAAAGGATTCGCTGATGAGCGATGCGGTCTGGGACCAGTCGTTGATGGTGCGCTTGCCGCCCGATGCCCTGGAACGCATCTTCCACTACATCTTCGGGGTGGGGGAGATTGACTTGGAGAGCATTCGGGAGAAGATTTTCGAAATTGAGAACGAACCCGTCCGGAACAAAGCCATGACTATCGCAGAACAGTTCAGAATGGAGGGCCGGCAAGAAGGTCGGCATGAGGGTGTGTTAATCGGGCAGATCCAGTTGCTCCAGCGGCTCCTGGGGCAGGATGTTGCCGATACGAAAATTCTGTCGATGCAAACGCTCGACCAGCTCGAGGCGTTGCGCCGGCGGCTCGAGCATGGGCTGAAGCGGTAA